From Juglans regia cultivar Chandler chromosome 8, Walnut 2.0, whole genome shotgun sequence, the proteins below share one genomic window:
- the LOC109000993 gene encoding uncharacterized protein LOC109000993, producing MANQHHSSSSRPWLLEAVPLMVVVLIAAHVLALVYWIYRLASEKQPQRRKAH from the exons ATGGCGAATCAACACCATTCATCGTCGTCGCGGCCATGGCTCCTCGAGGCAGTGCCTCTCATGGTCGTTGTCCTGATAGCAGCTCATGTCCTCGCTTTG GTATACTGGATTTACAGACTAGCCTCCGAGAAACAGCCTCAGAGGAGAAAGGCACACTAA
- the LOC109000991 gene encoding protein GLUTAMINE DUMPER 5-like, with amino-acid sequence MRSIASTSAATKASPSMSPAPSVWQSPVPYLFGGLAAMLGLIALALLILACSYWRLAGQLDERERRSETDLESSGEGKDARDSESKVPKVYEDKILVIMAGDEKPTFLATPVRAKAASCGDGNVEKAGDQKKKKKGDKAENFETTIKEVDDQDEDTRTEENKVISNSQETSEAQGHNQ; translated from the coding sequence atgagaagcATTGCCAGCACAAGCGCAGCAACAAAAGCTTCTCCATCAATGTCACCAGCACCATCTGTGTGGCAATCTCCTGTGCCGTACCTCTTCGGAGGGCTGGCGGCGATGCTGGGTCTGATAGCATTAGCTTTATTGATCTTGGCTTGCTCTTACTGGAGGCTCGCCGGGCAACTGGATGAGAGAGAAAGGCGCAGCGAGACGGATTTGGAGAGCAGCGGCGAAGGAAAAGATGCGAGGGATTCCGAGAGTAAGGTGCCAAAGGTTTACGAGGACAAGATCTTGGTGATCATGGCTGGGGATGAGAAGCCCACGTTCTTGGCCACCCCTGTACGCGCTAAAGCAGCGTCTTGTGGGGATGGGAATGTCGAGAAGGCCGGtgatcagaagaagaagaagaaaggagacAAAGCAGAGAACTTTGAGACAACGATAAAGGAAGTGGATGATCAAGATGAAGATACCAGGacagaagaaaataaagtgatATCCAACTCCCAGGAGACCTCAGAAGCCCAAGGTCACAACCAGTGA